One Brassica oleracea var. oleracea cultivar TO1000 chromosome C7, BOL, whole genome shotgun sequence genomic window carries:
- the LOC106302449 gene encoding uncharacterized protein LOC106302449 gives MAEQFINCTIRNGKAASFWFDSWTPFGQLLKFLGSSGPRDLNLALQAKVSDAANAAGWRLPSPRSENALKLHIHLTTRQLPLPHLEEDSYHWIVDSIDCSGFSSLQTWEFLRPRSRKKRWTSSVWYKGAVPRHAFNMWLATQNRLPTKVRLAAWGLNVQQTCGFCNQFLETREHLFLVCDYSASLWSRIFARLQPHHQLFLTWGELLSWTRQASAPAPAPAPAPAPAPPTLWILVTQVTIYNIWRQRNSALHLNGFTNTEVTFKTIDREVRNTISARRHKKTFSSLMSLWIR, from the coding sequence ATGGCAGAGCAGTTCATCAACTGCACCATCAGAAATGGCAAGGCTGCTTCCTTCTGGTTTGATTCATGGACGCCATTTGGTCAACTTTTAAAGTTCTTAGGCTCCTCTGGCCCTAGAGACTTAAACTTGGCGCTGCAAGCGAAAGTTTCAGACGCAGCAAATGCAGCGGGTTGGAGACTTCCTTCACCGAGATCAGAAAATGCTCTCAAACTTCATATTCATCTGACCACTCGCCAACTGCCACTTCCTCACCTGGAGGAGGACTCTTATCACTGGATTGTTGACTCAATAGACTGCTCGGGATTCTCCTCATTGCAAACTTGGGAGTTCCTAAGACCACGATCCAGAAAGAAAAGATGGACGAGCTCTGTTTGGTATAAAGGAGCAGTGCCAAGACATGCTTTCAACATGTGGCTGGCTACTCAAAACAGGCTCCCAACAAAGGTGCGGCTGGCAGCATGGGGTTTAAACGTTCAACAAACATGCGGCTTCTGCAATCAGTTCCTTGAAACCCGAGAGCATTTGTTCTTGGTCTGCGACTACTCTGCCTCTCTATGGAGTCGAATCTTCGCGCGTCTCCAGCCTCATCACCAGCTCTTTCTCACCTGGGGAGAACTGCTATCATGGACACGACAAGCCTCAGCACCAGCACCAGCACCAGCACCAGCACCAGCACCAGCACCGCCAACGCTCTGGATTCTTGTCACGCAAGTTACGATCTACAACATTTGGAGACAGCGCAACTCTGCCCTTCACCTCAACGGCTTCACCAACACTGAAGTCACTTTCAAAACCATAGACAGAGAAGTCCGCAACACAATCTCAGCTCGAAGGCATAAGAAAACTTTCAGTTCTCTTATGTCATTATGGATTAGGTGA